The window GCCACGAAGGGAATTGAAAAATAGAGCGAGGCGGTCGCCACCGGCTCCGGATGCTCCGGCATGTAGCCCAAATGAGCCAGGAACAGGATATTGAGGAAGGCGCTCGCCGCCAGCGAGGCCACCAGATAGCCGAACAGGATGACGGCGAAGCGCACGAGATAGGCGATGAGACGCCTCACACCTCGCCGTGCCCCGCGATCATCATGGCTTCCAGCGCCAGCCGGTCGACCTTGCGCATCCGCTCCGATTCCGACTTCAGCTGGCCGCAGGCGGCGAGGATGTCGCGGCCGCGCGGCGTGCGGATCGGCGAAGCGTAGCCGGCATTGTTTATGTAGTCGGCAAACTTCTCGATCGTCTCCCAGTCCGAGCACTGGTAATTGGTGCCGGGCCAGGGGTTGAACGGGATCAGGTTGATCTTGGCCGGAATGCCTTTCAAGAGCTTCACCAGCGCCTTGGCGTCGTCGAGCGAATCGTTGACGTCCTTCAGCATCACATATTCGAAGGTGATGCGTTTGGCGTTCGACAGCCCCGGATAGGCGCGGCAGGCGGCGATCAGCTCCTTCAGCGGATACTTCTTGTTGATCGGCACAAGCAAATCGCGCAGATCGTCGTTGGTGGCGTGCAGCGAGATCGCCAGCATGACGCCGATCTCCTCACCGGTGCGGAAAATCTCCGGCACCACGCCGGAGGTCGACAGCGTGATGCGGCGCTTCGACAAAGAAAGCCCGTCGCCGTCGGAGGCGATCAGCAGCGCCTTCTTCACCGCCTCGAAATTGTAGAGCGGCTCGCCCATGCCCATCATGACTATGTTGGAGACTTTACGGCCCTCGGCCGGCACAATGGCGCCGTCGGGCGTGTCGCGGTCGGGGAAGTCGCCGAGCCGGTCGCGCGCGGTGAGCAATTGCGCCAGGATTTCTTCCGCCGTCAAATTGCGCACCAGCTTCTGCGTGCCGGTGTGGCAGAAGGAGCAGGTCAGCGTGCAGCCGACCTGCGAGGAGATGCAGAGTGTGCCGCGGCCTTCCTCGGGGATGTAGACGGTCTCGATCTCGACCGGCCGGCCGGC is drawn from Mesorhizobium sp. B1-1-8 and contains these coding sequences:
- the rlmN gene encoding 23S rRNA (adenine(2503)-C(2))-methyltransferase RlmN; translation: MTLSFDLTAEGARDALRARTTPVEKPSLVGLTRAELGEALVAAGIVPERQAKMRAQQLWHWIYVRGVSDFAGMFNISKDLRAGLDRHFSVARPEIVEEQISSDGTRKWLFRFPPRGAGRPVEIETVYIPEEGRGTLCISSQVGCTLTCSFCHTGTQKLVRNLTAEEILAQLLTARDRLGDFPDRDTPDGAIVPAEGRKVSNIVMMGMGEPLYNFEAVKKALLIASDGDGLSLSKRRITLSTSGVVPEIFRTGEEIGVMLAISLHATNDDLRDLLVPINKKYPLKELIAACRAYPGLSNAKRITFEYVMLKDVNDSLDDAKALVKLLKGIPAKINLIPFNPWPGTNYQCSDWETIEKFADYINNAGYASPIRTPRGRDILAACGQLKSESERMRKVDRLALEAMMIAGHGEV